The following coding sequences are from one Arachis hypogaea cultivar Tifrunner chromosome 7, arahy.Tifrunner.gnm2.J5K5, whole genome shotgun sequence window:
- the LOC112702882 gene encoding dehydrodolichyl diphosphate synthase 2 isoform X1: MFSLKFPIPIENTLTPPPKTNNNNNNNNNNNTNYNKFSGCSYYCSVYASNKLRGGIIRSPPTSNVALHNNGASVVGGWPETTEAKEEPFPEELRAELMPKHVAVIMDGNRRWAKTRGLFPWAGHQAGVEALKEVVRLCRSWGIKVLSVFAFSSENWIRPKVEVDFLMSLFEKTINSEIDVFIREGIRISVIGDASKLPSSLIRMIKYAEESTKENSRLQLIVAVSYSGKYDVVQACRSVAKKVKDGILDLEEINEGIIEQELETNCTEFPNPDLLIRTSGELRVSNFLLWQLAYTELYFDGALWPDFGKEEFVEALSSFQQRKRRFGGR; this comes from the exons ATGTTCTCGTTAAAATTCCCTATCCCAATTGAGAACACGTTAACTCCTCCTCCAAaaaccaataataataacaacaacaataataataataatactaattacAATAAATTTTCAGGATGTTCATATTATTGTTCCGTTTATGCCAGTAACAAACTCCGTGGAGGTATAATAAGGTCTCCTCCTACGTCGAATGTGGCGCTCCACAACAACGGAGCCTCCGTTGTTGGAGGGTGGCCAGAGACGACGGAGGCAAAGGAAGAGCCATTTCCGGAGGAGCTGAGAGCGGAGCTGATGCCGAAGCACGTGGCGGTGATAATGGACGGGAATAGGAGGTGGGCGAAGACAAGGGGTTTGTTTCCGTGGGCGGGTCATCAGGCTGGTGTGGAGGCGCTGAAGGAGGTGGTCAGGCTGTGCCGCAGCTGGGGGATTAAGGTCCTTTCTGTGTTTGCGTTTTCTTCTGAAAATTGGATTCGCCCCAAG GTGGAGGTGGATTTCTTGATGAGCCTGTTCGAAAAAACAATAAACTCTGAAATTGATGTTTTTATCAG GGAAGGAATCCGAATATCCGTGATTGGAGATGCATCAAAGCTCCCCAGCTCATTAATTAGAATGATAAAGTATGCAGAGGAAAGCACAAAAGAAAATTCAAGACTCCAACTCATAGTAGCAGTTAGTTATAGTGGAAAATACGATGTGGTCCAAGCATGCAGGAGTGTGGCAAAAAAAGTCAAAGATGGCATTCTAGATTTGGAAGAAATCAACGAAGGCATCATAGAACAGGAATTGGAGACTAACTGCACTGAATTTCCTAACCCTGATTTGCTAATAAGAACAAGTGGTGAACTCAGAGTAAGTAATTTCTTGTTGTGGCAATTGGCATACACAGAACTTTACTTCGATGGAGCACTGTGGCCAGATTTTGGCAAGGAGGAGTTTGTAGAAGCATTGAGTTCATTTCAGCAGAGAAAGAGACGCTTTGGTGGACGCTAA
- the LOC112702882 gene encoding dehydrodolichyl diphosphate synthase 2 isoform X2 → MFSLRLPIPIENTLITPPPKSNNNNTYNSSLCAHSYSSYSHSQTNRFLTVRNVALQKNGNSVGDSKDTMMQPFPEELNAEPLPRHVAVIMDGNGRWAKMRNLMPSAGHQAGAEALKEMVRLCASWGIKVLTVFAFSTDNWVRPKVEVDFLMSLFEKTINSEIDVFIREGIRISVIGDASKLPSSLIRMIKYAEESTKENSRLQLIVAVSYSGKYDVVQACRSVAKKVKDGILDLEEINEGIIEQELETNCTEFPNPDLLIRTSGELRVSNFLLWQLAYTELYFDGALWPDFGKEEFVEALSSFQQRKRRFGGR, encoded by the exons atgttcTCACTAAGACTCCCTATCCCGATCGAGAACACACTAATAACTCCGCCTCCAAAATCCAATAATAACAACACTTATAATTCTTCTCTCTGTGCCCATTCTTATTCCTCTTATTCCCATAGCCAAACAAACCGGTTTCTAACCGTTAGGAATGTGGCGCTTCAAAAAAACGGGAACTCAGTCGGGGATTCGAAAGATACGATGATGCAGCCGTTTCCAGAGGAGCTGAACGCGGAGCCGTTGCCGAGGCACGTGGCAGTGATAATGGACGGGAATGGGCGGTGGGCGAAGATGAGGAACCTGATGCCATCGGCGGGGCACCAGGCTGGGGCGGAGGCGCTGAAGGAGATGGTGAGGCTGTGTGCTAGTTGGGGGATTAAGGTCCTGACAGTTTTTGCGTTTTCTACTGATAACTGGGTTCGCCCTAAG GTGGAGGTGGATTTCTTGATGAGCCTGTTCGAAAAAACAATAAACTCTGAAATTGATGTTTTTATCAG GGAAGGAATCCGAATATCCGTGATTGGAGATGCATCAAAGCTCCCCAGCTCATTAATTAGAATGATAAAGTATGCAGAGGAAAGCACAAAAGAAAATTCAAGACTCCAACTCATAGTAGCAGTTAGTTATAGTGGAAAATACGATGTGGTCCAAGCATGCAGGAGTGTGGCAAAAAAAGTCAAAGATGGCATTCTAGATTTGGAAGAAATCAACGAAGGCATCATAGAACAGGAATTGGAGACTAACTGCACTGAATTTCCTAACCCTGATTTGCTAATAAGAACAAGTGGTGAACTCAGAGTAAGTAATTTCTTGTTGTGGCAATTGGCATACACAGAACTTTACTTCGATGGAGCACTGTGGCCAGATTTTGGCAAGGAGGAGTTTGTAGAAGCATTGAGTTCATTTCAGCAGAGAAAGAGACGCTTTGGTGGACGCTAA
- the LOC112702882 gene encoding dehydrodolichyl diphosphate synthase 2 isoform X3, which translates to MMQPFPEELNAEPLPRHVAVIMDGNGRWAKMRNLMPSAGHQAGAEALKEMVRLCASWGIKVLTVFAFSTDNWVRPKVEVDFLMSLFEKTINSEIDVFIREGIRISVIGDASKLPSSLIRMIKYAEESTKENSRLQLIVAVSYSGKYDVVQACRSVAKKVKDGILDLEEINEGIIEQELETNCTEFPNPDLLIRTSGELRVSNFLLWQLAYTELYFDGALWPDFGKEEFVEALSSFQQRKRRFGGR; encoded by the exons ATGATGCAGCCGTTTCCAGAGGAGCTGAACGCGGAGCCGTTGCCGAGGCACGTGGCAGTGATAATGGACGGGAATGGGCGGTGGGCGAAGATGAGGAACCTGATGCCATCGGCGGGGCACCAGGCTGGGGCGGAGGCGCTGAAGGAGATGGTGAGGCTGTGTGCTAGTTGGGGGATTAAGGTCCTGACAGTTTTTGCGTTTTCTACTGATAACTGGGTTCGCCCTAAG GTGGAGGTGGATTTCTTGATGAGCCTGTTCGAAAAAACAATAAACTCTGAAATTGATGTTTTTATCAG GGAAGGAATCCGAATATCCGTGATTGGAGATGCATCAAAGCTCCCCAGCTCATTAATTAGAATGATAAAGTATGCAGAGGAAAGCACAAAAGAAAATTCAAGACTCCAACTCATAGTAGCAGTTAGTTATAGTGGAAAATACGATGTGGTCCAAGCATGCAGGAGTGTGGCAAAAAAAGTCAAAGATGGCATTCTAGATTTGGAAGAAATCAACGAAGGCATCATAGAACAGGAATTGGAGACTAACTGCACTGAATTTCCTAACCCTGATTTGCTAATAAGAACAAGTGGTGAACTCAGAGTAAGTAATTTCTTGTTGTGGCAATTGGCATACACAGAACTTTACTTCGATGGAGCACTGTGGCCAGATTTTGGCAAGGAGGAGTTTGTAGAAGCATTGAGTTCATTTCAGCAGAGAAAGAGACGCTTTGGTGGACGCTAA